CAGCCTGACGAGACGCGCCACCGTGGCGATCGACCGTGCGGAGCGCCCGCTGTTCGGAGCGGTGCTTCTAGGCGCGTTCTTTGGCGTGATCGGCCAGAACACCGTGGGCATGATCGGCCCGTTCCTGTCCGCCGAGTTCAGCATCGACGCGACGATCCTCGGCACCCTCAACGCATTCACATTCGCCTCGATGGCCCTCGGAAGCATCATTCTGGGGTGGGTTGCAGGCAGGGCCGGGCTGCGGCAGTCTCTGCGGTGGGGCGTCGGCTTCATCGTGGTGGGGAGCCTCATCGGCGCGGCCGGCGACGGGATGACAGCGTTCGCCCTGAGTCGTATCGTGACCGGTATCGGCCTGGGTGGCCTGAGCACCAACAGCGTGGCCACCCTCACTGCCCTCGTGTCGGCCACGGCGCGGGGCTCCGCGGTGTCGCTGCTCAACGTCGCCGCCGGTGGTCTCGGGAACGTCGCGGCGTTCCTGTTCGGCCTCGGGATCGTCGGCGTCTTCGCCGCTCCCGAGCAGGCAGGCGGCCACGGTTGGCGCGTCATCCTGATCGCGATCGCCGTACTCGGCGTCATCGTCTGGCTGACCTATCGGGCCATTCCCGATGTGACGAAGGGGGCCGCTCCGGCAGGCGCGCCAGCGCAGGCTTCGGCGGACTCCGGTGCGCTCCGCCCGCCGCTCGTGCGCGCCGCTGCCTCGTACTTCGTTACGGCCGGTTGCACGCTCACAGTGCTCACCTTCCTGCCGACACTGCTGGCATCATCGGGGGGAGTGTCCTCCAGTGAGTCGTTGCTGCTCGCAGCGATCGTCCAGGTTGGCGGCCTGGTGGGTGCCTGTTTCAGCCTGCTCTTCGCGGCCAACGGCGGCGTCAAGCGCTACGTCATCGGCGCCGGTACGCTGTGTGTAGGTGTGTGTCTGGCCATCGTGCTCCAAGGCCACCACATCGCCGTGCTGATGACTAGCGCCCTGCTGTTCCAGCTTGCCGGTGTGTTTGCGGTAACGCTCTACTGGCGCTGGTTCCCGATGCTGTTCTCGAGTAGTGAGCGCCCGCGGGGAATGGGCATCATCATCGGCTCGGGATCGCTGGGCGCCGTTGGATTGACGTGGGCGGGAGGAGTGCTGCTCGACCGTGGCGGACCGGCCCTGCTGTTCGGTGGCATAGGTTGCGCCTATCTGATCCTTCTTGTCTGTGTGTCGTTCGTCCCCGAGCGACCGAGCTTCGATCGGCATTAGGGCGTGCGGTCGGTGGCCGTGTGGTCACCCGGTAGTGGTCAGTCGGCGCCGAGGGTGGCGCGTTCGCGGCGCAGGTTCTCCGTGGCGCGCTGCGTCCAGTGCTCTCGCGCCCAATCGGTCCGAAACAGCGGATCGGCCCCGAGGAGGTGATCGAGCACGGCCGCGCGGCCGGCGCGCCACGCCTGTTCCCCGACGTGGGCGTAGTCGGCCCGGACGGCGGCGACATAGCGCGCATAGCCGGCGGCGGGCTCGGCGAGCACCCCGAGGTCCGCGTCGATCAGTAGGGCGGCGTCGCCCCGCAGCTCCGCCTCGAGGCCGGCGGGGATCCTGTGGTCCGTCGTGCACAGCACGAGGTCGGCGACCTGCCGGGCGAGCCGTCCGGCCGGCACATTCTCGGCGAGCATTTGCCGGGCCAGCTCTGCCGAGCGGGCCTCGTCCTGGCCGGGGACGCCGTCGTACACGGCATCGTGGAACCAGGCGGCCAGGCGCACCCGCCGGCTCGGCGCAGGGGCGCGCTCTCCGGCCGCCTGCAGTCCCGGGGTGCCGCGCCGGGTGAGATCGTCGAGCCGGCGCAGCACCGCGAGCAGGTGCGCCGGGCCGTGGTAGTGCCGGTGTTCCTCGTTCCAGCGGCCGAGCAGGTGCTCGCCGAGGTCGGGCCGGTCCGTCCACAGGTCGAGCCAGCGTCGTTCGAGCGCCGGGAGCGCGCCGCCGGCCCGGGCATGAGCCGGTACGCGCAGCCCGCTGGCACGCAGCGCGCGGATCAGCTCGCGCCCGTCGACCGCCCGTGCGCCGAGCTCGATGAGCTCACGGTAGCGGGCCGAGGGAACGTCGTAGTGATCCTCGTCGAACGCCCGTCCCGGCACCCCGGCCCGCCGCGCGAACTCGTGCAGCTCGGTCAGCGAGGAATCCGAGACCAGGTGCGAGAACGATGTGCCGTGCGCCGGCCACATGGGTGGGTCGATGAGGATCGCCATGGGCCTCACAGTACGGCGCGTTCTGCCCGGCCACTGCGCCGCGA
The window above is part of the Pseudactinotalea sp. HY158 genome. Proteins encoded here:
- a CDS encoding DUF4031 domain-containing protein; translated protein: MAILIDPPMWPAHGTSFSHLVSDSSLTELHEFARRAGVPGRAFDEDHYDVPSARYRELIELGARAVDGRELIRALRASGLRVPAHARAGGALPALERRWLDLWTDRPDLGEHLLGRWNEEHRHYHGPAHLLAVLRRLDDLTRRGTPGLQAAGERAPAPSRRVRLAAWFHDAVYDGVPGQDEARSAELARQMLAENVPAGRLARQVADLVLCTTDHRIPAGLEAELRGDAALLIDADLGVLAEPAAGYARYVAAVRADYAHVGEQAWRAGRAAVLDHLLGADPLFRTDWAREHWTQRATENLRRERATLGAD
- a CDS encoding MFS transporter, encoding MVSLTRRATVAIDRAERPLFGAVLLGAFFGVIGQNTVGMIGPFLSAEFSIDATILGTLNAFTFASMALGSIILGWVAGRAGLRQSLRWGVGFIVVGSLIGAAGDGMTAFALSRIVTGIGLGGLSTNSVATLTALVSATARGSAVSLLNVAAGGLGNVAAFLFGLGIVGVFAAPEQAGGHGWRVILIAIAVLGVIVWLTYRAIPDVTKGAAPAGAPAQASADSGALRPPLVRAAASYFVTAGCTLTVLTFLPTLLASSGGVSSSESLLLAAIVQVGGLVGACFSLLFAANGGVKRYVIGAGTLCVGVCLAIVLQGHHIAVLMTSALLFQLAGVFAVTLYWRWFPMLFSSSERPRGMGIIIGSGSLGAVGLTWAGGVLLDRGGPALLFGGIGCAYLILLVCVSFVPERPSFDRH